Proteins encoded by one window of Chondromyces crocatus:
- the uvrB gene encoding excinuclease ABC subunit UvrB, producing MPTSFELVSEFKPCGDQPRALQEISSAFDRGEQSQVLLGVTGSGKTFTAAKVIEHLQKPTLILAPNKTLAAQLYGEMRELFPNNAVQYFVSYYDYYQPEAYVPASDTYIEKDAIINDAIDRMRHAATHALLSRPDVIIVASVSCIYGIGSAESYHGLLIKLEKGEEFRRDELLRRLVDIQYLRNDVDFHRGTFRVRGDVVEIFPAYEESLAIRVEFFGDEIEAIKEVDPVRGKVVGQLDRYAVYPGSHYVTEQQQLRRSIASIREELQTRIEFYDKAGRFLEKQRIEQRTMYDLEMLEQMGFCNGIENYSRHLSGRNPGEPPPTLIDYFPKDFLLIVDESHQTIPQVAAMYRGDRARKETLVEHGFRMPSALDNRPLKFEEFEEHYNQVLFVSATPGEYELTRVGGTVVEQIIRPTGLTDPQITVRPVAGQVDELLARVRETVSAGERVLVTTLTKRMAEDLTEYYTELGVRVRYLHSDIDTLERVEILRDLRRGEFDVLVGINLLREGLDLPEVSLVAILDADKEGFLRSPRSLIQTIGRAARNVRGHVLMYADRITDAMKHAIGETDRRRAIQEAYNIEHNITPATVKKAILDLSPTSGGRDYYAVSKGPARTASPQAARDKLDIADQIEALRQEMFTAAENLEFEKAARLRDQLRNLKAQQGVEDVVEASVAKPTKERRPASSGSGRRRSTAGPAGTAPSRGRAKSKSR from the coding sequence CTGGCGGCGCAGCTCTACGGGGAGATGCGTGAGCTCTTCCCGAACAACGCGGTTCAGTATTTCGTCAGCTACTACGACTACTACCAGCCCGAGGCCTACGTCCCGGCCAGCGACACGTACATCGAGAAGGACGCGATCATCAACGACGCGATCGACCGGATGCGCCACGCGGCCACGCACGCGCTCCTCTCGCGGCCGGACGTGATCATCGTCGCTTCGGTGAGCTGCATCTACGGCATCGGCTCGGCGGAGAGCTACCACGGGCTCCTCATCAAGCTGGAGAAGGGCGAGGAGTTCCGGCGAGACGAGCTCCTGCGGCGGCTGGTCGACATCCAGTACTTGCGCAATGACGTCGACTTTCACCGCGGCACGTTCCGGGTGCGCGGTGACGTGGTGGAGATCTTCCCGGCCTACGAGGAGTCGCTCGCCATCCGCGTCGAGTTCTTCGGTGACGAGATCGAGGCCATCAAGGAGGTCGACCCGGTCCGCGGGAAGGTCGTCGGTCAGCTCGACCGCTACGCGGTCTATCCAGGGTCCCACTACGTCACCGAGCAGCAGCAGCTCCGCCGCTCCATCGCCTCCATCCGCGAAGAGCTCCAGACCCGGATCGAGTTTTATGACAAAGCGGGCCGGTTCCTGGAGAAGCAGCGCATCGAGCAGAGGACGATGTACGACCTGGAGATGCTCGAGCAGATGGGCTTCTGCAACGGCATCGAGAACTACTCCCGGCACCTTTCGGGCCGGAACCCCGGCGAGCCTCCGCCGACCCTGATCGACTACTTCCCCAAGGACTTCCTGCTCATCGTCGACGAGTCCCACCAGACCATCCCCCAGGTGGCGGCGATGTACCGTGGTGATCGGGCGCGCAAGGAGACGCTCGTCGAGCATGGCTTCCGCATGCCGAGCGCGCTGGACAATCGCCCCCTCAAGTTCGAGGAGTTCGAGGAGCACTACAACCAGGTGCTCTTCGTCAGCGCCACGCCGGGCGAGTACGAGCTGACGCGCGTCGGGGGAACCGTCGTCGAGCAGATCATCCGGCCCACGGGGCTCACCGATCCGCAGATCACGGTGCGCCCGGTGGCGGGTCAGGTGGACGAGCTGCTCGCGCGCGTCCGCGAGACGGTGAGCGCTGGCGAACGTGTGCTGGTCACCACCTTGACCAAGCGCATGGCCGAGGATCTGACCGAGTACTACACCGAGCTGGGCGTGCGGGTGCGGTACCTCCATTCCGACATCGACACCCTGGAGCGGGTGGAGATCCTGCGCGATCTACGCCGGGGTGAGTTCGACGTGCTGGTGGGCATCAACCTCTTGCGTGAAGGTCTCGATCTCCCCGAGGTCTCGCTGGTGGCCATCCTCGACGCGGACAAGGAGGGGTTCCTGCGCAGCCCGCGTTCGCTGATCCAGACCATCGGCCGCGCTGCCCGTAACGTGCGCGGCCATGTGTTGATGTATGCCGACCGCATCACGGACGCGATGAAGCACGCGATCGGGGAGACCGACCGCCGCCGAGCCATCCAGGAGGCGTACAACATCGAGCACAACATCACCCCGGCCACGGTGAAGAAGGCCATCCTGGACCTGTCACCCACCTCCGGCGGGCGCGACTACTACGCCGTGTCCAAGGGGCCGGCCCGCACCGCTTCGCCGCAGGCTGCGCGCGACAAGCTCGACATTGCGGACCAGATCGAGGCGCTGCGGCAGGAGATGTTCACGGCCGCCGAGAACCTGGAGTTCGAGAAGGCCGCGCGCTTGCGCGATCAGCTCCGGAACCTCAAGGCACAGCAAGGCGTCGAGGACGTCGTCGAGGCGAGCGTCGCGAAGCCCACCAAGGAGCGACGGCCAGCATCGAGCGGGTCGGGTCGTCGTCGCAGCACGGCGGGCCCGGCAGGTACGGCGCCCAGCCGGGGGCGGGCCAAGAGCAAGAGCCGCTAG